In bacterium, a single window of DNA contains:
- a CDS encoding hydantoinase/oxoprolinase family protein has protein sequence MGTRIAVDIGGTFTDLVMESDAGTQVSKVLSTPEDLVEGVLHAVAEAGADLEDVSLFIHGTTVGLNTFLERSGGKVALVTTRGYRDAYIIGRGHRPDMYDLKYHKPTPLVERDSILEIDERISASGEELLPLDANSVEVAAKAIAEAEYEAVAVSLIHSYVDPLHELETRELLRRTLPDIPIVLSHEVAPEWREYERTSSTVTSVYITPRVRDYLSRLSEALRGRGLSVPLHVTQSNGGAMIADSAADRAVLTLYSGPVGGVIGGREVGRRTDQPDLICIDMGGTSFDVSIVRGGQVGMQSEFELQGLPILAPAVELVSIGAGGGSLIYERHGGLRVGPESAGSFPGPASYGRGGVRPTVSDANVVLGRIPRAQKLAGSFTLDRQAAEDALASVAGFFDLTATELAEQALDVTHFVMAEAIRELTVERGLHPKDFAIVAFGGAGPLHAAFLAEELEVERVLIPADPGVFSAWGMLQGDVRHDAVTTHYRRLDRPIVDLTEPIERLKDKVCREMEVDDEQRAGMRFETHIELRYVGQEYSLPIPLVGAEADEEFKASFHARYEERYGHANPEAPIEMVAIRLTGIREFERGPSGNGNGQAAGVDGTSEQVIFSGRSTDVPIVDRGNLSGQLVGPAIVMEPSTTTVVPPGWELRVGSQGHLIMERGG, from the coding sequence ATGGGAACGAGGATTGCGGTGGACATCGGTGGGACGTTCACCGATCTGGTCATGGAGTCGGACGCCGGAACCCAGGTCTCCAAGGTTCTGAGCACCCCCGAGGATCTGGTCGAGGGTGTACTGCATGCGGTGGCGGAGGCCGGCGCCGACCTCGAGGACGTATCGCTCTTCATCCACGGGACCACGGTGGGGCTGAACACCTTCCTCGAGCGCTCCGGCGGCAAGGTGGCCCTGGTCACCACCAGGGGTTACCGCGACGCATACATCATCGGCCGCGGCCACAGGCCCGACATGTACGACCTGAAATATCACAAGCCTACCCCTCTGGTCGAGCGTGACTCCATCCTCGAAATCGATGAGCGGATCAGCGCATCCGGTGAGGAACTGCTCCCGCTCGACGCCAATTCGGTCGAGGTAGCGGCCAAGGCCATCGCCGAGGCCGAGTACGAGGCGGTGGCGGTGTCCCTCATCCATTCCTATGTCGACCCCTTGCATGAGCTCGAGACGAGAGAACTTCTCCGCAGGACCCTCCCCGACATCCCCATCGTGCTCAGCCACGAGGTGGCGCCCGAGTGGCGGGAGTACGAGCGCACCTCCTCTACCGTCACCTCCGTCTACATCACCCCCCGGGTTCGTGACTACCTGTCCCGGCTGTCCGAGGCTCTACGCGGCAGAGGCCTGTCGGTGCCGCTCCATGTAACGCAGTCCAACGGCGGGGCGATGATTGCCGACTCGGCGGCCGACCGGGCGGTGCTCACCCTCTACTCGGGACCGGTGGGTGGCGTGATCGGAGGTCGCGAGGTGGGCCGGCGGACCGACCAACCCGACCTCATCTGCATCGACATGGGCGGCACCTCTTTCGATGTCTCGATCGTGCGCGGTGGTCAGGTGGGCATGCAATCCGAGTTCGAGCTCCAGGGCCTTCCGATCCTGGCGCCGGCGGTGGAGTTGGTGAGCATCGGCGCCGGCGGGGGGAGCCTGATCTACGAACGCCACGGCGGACTCCGGGTGGGTCCCGAGTCTGCGGGTTCGTTCCCGGGCCCGGCCAGCTACGGGCGGGGCGGCGTCCGCCCCACCGTTTCGGATGCCAACGTGGTGCTGGGCCGCATTCCACGAGCCCAGAAGCTGGCCGGTTCCTTCACGCTGGATCGCCAGGCCGCCGAGGATGCCCTGGCCTCCGTGGCCGGGTTCTTCGACCTGACGGCGACGGAGCTGGCCGAGCAGGCGCTCGACGTCACCCATTTCGTCATGGCCGAGGCGATCCGCGAGTTGACCGTGGAACGGGGCCTCCATCCCAAGGACTTCGCCATCGTGGCCTTCGGCGGGGCAGGTCCCCTCCACGCCGCGTTCCTGGCGGAGGAACTCGAGGTGGAGCGGGTGCTGATACCCGCCGATCCGGGCGTCTTCTCGGCCTGGGGAATGCTCCAGGGCGACGTTCGTCACGACGCCGTCACCACCCATTACCGGAGGCTGGACCGGCCCATCGTCGACCTGACCGAGCCGATCGAGCGGCTCAAGGACAAGGTGTGCCGCGAGATGGAGGTGGATGACGAGCAGCGAGCGGGGATGCGCTTCGAGACCCACATCGAGTTGCGGTACGTGGGTCAGGAGTACTCCCTGCCCATCCCGCTAGTGGGCGCGGAGGCCGACGAAGAGTTCAAGGCAAGCTTCCACGCCCGGTACGAGGAGCGCTACGGCCATGCCAACCCGGAGGCTCCCATCGAGATGGTGGCTATCCGCTTGACGGGCATCCGCGAGTTCGAGCGCGGCCCGTCCGGCAACGGCAACGGGCAGGCCGCAGGGGTGGATGGCACCAGCGAGCAGGTCATCTTCAGCGGGCGGTCCACGGACGTCCCGATCGTGGACCGAGGCAATCTCTCCGGTCAGCTGGTGGGCCCGGCCATCGTCATGGAGCCGTCCACGACCACGGTGGTTCCTCCCGGCTGGGAGTTGCGGGTGGGATCCCAGGGCCATCTGATCATGGAAAGGGGAGGCTGA
- a CDS encoding hydantoinase B/oxoprolinase family protein gives MSDTTVSGENRNMPSPATVEVVRNAFISGAEQMRRNLYRSAHSPVIYEMKDCSVGIFDAEGHLLGQAPGLPFFLGSLGGTLREVVRIKGYEVFREGDVWIVNDSTIAGSHLNDVTVYAPIFVEGSLRGFTAAKAHWNDIGAKDAGFCGDTTDIFQEGLRIGPTCIFRDGRLDQQIVDLIALNSRFPTALVGDLMAEISACRTGVERFRSIVQRFGWDQVEKSIHSVFEQAEAEDRRSVAEIPDGVYVEDAYLDNDGVTEDPVHVKVAVTVEGDSMTVDLTGSNRQNVGSVNSGIVQTRSGIEQGFKFLVNPHSPVSGGNFRNLEVIAPEGTCFNPSETAACLKYGPHLMLALDLMIKALSRVVPERAAAGHVGDSWNVIIVGEDEFGLFLSGEALTGGWGAFEGGDGESALIHSAAGDFKNFPIETMEHRYPLIMRRHSLREGSGGDGKWRGGMGIVREYEILAPVTIQLWFERAVQQPSWGLFGGQDGAGPEVWVHRPGEAPEKMFKANDLKVEAGTRLVVKTGGGGGWGDPAERAAEDRATDRRLELVP, from the coding sequence ATGAGCGACACCACCGTCAGCGGCGAAAACCGGAACATGCCCTCCCCGGCCACGGTCGAGGTGGTCCGGAACGCGTTCATCTCCGGGGCGGAGCAGATGCGGAGAAACCTGTATCGCAGCGCTCACAGCCCGGTCATCTACGAGATGAAGGACTGCTCCGTGGGGATCTTCGACGCCGAGGGTCACCTGCTCGGCCAGGCGCCCGGCCTACCGTTCTTCCTCGGCAGCCTGGGGGGGACGCTCCGAGAGGTGGTCAGGATCAAGGGTTACGAGGTGTTCCGGGAGGGGGATGTCTGGATCGTCAACGATTCGACTATCGCAGGCAGCCACCTCAACGATGTGACCGTATACGCTCCGATCTTCGTGGAGGGAAGCCTGCGGGGGTTCACGGCTGCCAAGGCCCACTGGAACGACATCGGGGCCAAGGATGCCGGGTTCTGCGGTGACACCACGGACATCTTCCAGGAGGGTCTGCGCATCGGACCGACCTGCATCTTCCGGGACGGCCGCCTCGATCAGCAGATCGTGGACCTGATCGCCCTGAACTCCCGTTTCCCGACCGCGCTGGTGGGTGATCTGATGGCCGAGATCAGTGCCTGCCGGACCGGAGTGGAGCGGTTCCGTTCCATCGTGCAGCGGTTCGGATGGGATCAGGTGGAGAAATCCATCCACTCCGTGTTCGAGCAGGCCGAGGCCGAGGACCGGCGCTCGGTGGCGGAGATCCCCGACGGCGTCTATGTCGAGGACGCCTACCTGGATAACGATGGCGTGACCGAGGATCCCGTCCACGTGAAGGTCGCCGTCACCGTCGAGGGTGACAGTATGACTGTCGACCTGACCGGCTCCAACCGCCAGAACGTGGGCAGCGTCAACAGCGGCATCGTGCAGACCCGCTCGGGCATCGAGCAAGGCTTCAAGTTCCTGGTCAACCCGCACTCCCCGGTGTCCGGAGGGAACTTCCGGAACCTAGAGGTGATCGCTCCGGAGGGGACTTGTTTCAACCCGAGCGAGACCGCCGCCTGCCTCAAGTACGGACCCCATCTGATGCTGGCGCTGGACCTGATGATCAAGGCCCTGAGCCGGGTCGTGCCGGAGCGGGCCGCGGCGGGGCACGTGGGCGACTCGTGGAACGTGATCATCGTAGGGGAGGACGAGTTCGGCCTGTTCCTGTCGGGGGAGGCACTGACCGGGGGATGGGGCGCCTTCGAAGGGGGCGACGGCGAGTCGGCTCTTATCCACTCGGCGGCGGGCGACTTCAAGAACTTCCCGATCGAGACCATGGAGCACCGCTACCCGCTGATCATGCGGCGCCACAGCCTGCGCGAGGGTTCGGGCGGTGACGGGAAGTGGCGGGGCGGAATGGGGATCGTTCGGGAGTACGAGATCCTTGCCCCGGTCACGATCCAGCTCTGGTTCGAGCGGGCCGTCCAGCAGCCTTCATGGGGCCTCTTCGGCGGCCAGGACGGCGCGGGGCCGGAGGTGTGGGTGCACCGTCCCGGCGAGGCGCCCGAGAAGATGTTCAAGGCCAACGATCTGAAGGTCGAGGCCGGTACCCGGCTGGTGGTGAAGACCGGGGGAGGGGGAGGCTGGGGCGACCCGGCGGAGCGTGCCGCCGAGGACCGAGCTACGGACCGGCGCCTGGAGTTGGTCCCCTGA
- a CDS encoding hydantoinase B/oxoprolinase family protein, with translation MPPRTELRTGAWSWSPESRVAEIRTSDLSAPSPATVEVVRNAFISGAEQMRRNLYRSAYSPVIYEAKDCSVGIFNAEGRLLGQAPGLPFFLGSLGGTLRAVIRIKGYEVFREGDVWIVNDSSIAGSHLNDVTVYAPIFVDGLLRGFSAAKAHWNDIGAKRAGYVGDSTDIFQEGLRIGPTCIFRDGRLDQQIVDLIALNSRFPIALTGDLMAEISACRTGVERFRSIVQRFGWDQVETSLRLVFDQAEVEDRASVAEIPDGVYVADGYLDDDGVTEEPVYVKVTVTVDGDSMTVDLSGSNRECVGSINSGLVQTRSAIEQGFKFLVNPHAPVSGGNFRNLEVIAPRGTCFNPGETAPCLHYGPHLMLAIDLMIKALSAVIPERTAAGHVGDSWNVSIVGENEFGLFLSGESLTGGWGAYEGGDGESALTHSAAGEYRNQPIEALENRYPFLMRRHALRDGSGGDGKWRGGLGIIREYELLAPCTVNLWFERTKQPSWGLFGGGDGASPEVWVHRPGQAPTRMLKANGLKVEAGTRLLVKTGGGGGWGDPAERTEADRERDRRLEMVI, from the coding sequence GTGCCGCCGAGGACCGAGCTACGGACCGGCGCCTGGAGTTGGTCCCCTGAGTCCCGGGTAGCCGAAATCAGGACCTCTGACCTGTCCGCTCCGTCGCCCGCGACGGTCGAGGTAGTGCGGAACGCGTTCATCTCCGGGGCGGAGCAGATGCGGAGGAACCTGTACCGGAGTGCCTATAGCCCGGTCATCTACGAGGCCAAGGACTGTTCGGTGGGGATCTTTAACGCCGAGGGACGCCTGCTCGGCCAGGCGCCGGGCCTTCCGTTCTTCCTGGGAAGCCTGGGCGGGACGCTCCGGGCGGTAATCAGGATCAAGGGTTACGAGGTCTTCCGGGAGGGAGATGTCTGGATCGTCAACGACTCGAGCATCGCCGGGAGCCACCTCAACGACGTGACCGTATACGCTCCGATCTTCGTTGACGGATTGTTGCGCGGGTTCTCGGCGGCCAAGGCCCATTGGAACGACATCGGAGCCAAGCGGGCCGGCTACGTGGGTGACAGCACGGACATCTTTCAGGAGGGTCTGCGGATAGGCCCCACGTGCATCTTCCGGGACGGACGGCTTGATCAGCAGATCGTGGATCTGATCGCTCTGAATTCCCGTTTCCCGATCGCGTTGACGGGTGACCTGATGGCCGAGATCAGTGCCTGCCGCACCGGGGTGGAGCGGTTCCGTTCGATCGTGCAGCGGTTCGGCTGGGATCAGGTCGAGACCTCCTTACGGCTGGTGTTCGACCAGGCGGAGGTCGAGGACCGCGCCTCGGTGGCGGAGATACCGGATGGCGTCTACGTGGCTGACGGCTACCTCGATGACGACGGTGTGACCGAGGAACCCGTCTACGTGAAGGTCACCGTCACCGTGGACGGTGACAGCATGACGGTGGACCTTTCCGGCTCCAACCGCGAGTGTGTCGGCAGCATCAACAGCGGTTTGGTCCAGACCCGCTCGGCTATCGAGCAGGGTTTCAAGTTCCTGGTCAATCCCCATGCTCCGGTGTCCGGAGGCAACTTCCGCAACCTCGAGGTGATCGCCCCCAGAGGAACCTGTTTCAACCCGGGCGAGACCGCCCCGTGCCTCCACTACGGACCCCACCTGATGCTGGCCATCGACCTCATGATCAAGGCCTTGAGCGCGGTGATTCCCGAGCGTACCGCGGCGGGACATGTGGGCGACTCGTGGAATGTCAGCATCGTGGGCGAGAACGAGTTCGGCCTCTTCCTGTCGGGGGAGTCGCTGACCGGGGGTTGGGGCGCTTACGAGGGCGGGGACGGTGAATCGGCTCTCACGCACTCGGCGGCCGGGGAATACAGGAACCAACCGATCGAGGCGTTGGAGAACCGGTATCCGTTCCTTATGCGCCGTCACGCCCTGCGCGACGGGTCGGGCGGTGATGGCAAGTGGCGCGGTGGCCTGGGGATCATCCGGGAGTACGAACTCCTGGCGCCCTGCACGGTCAATCTCTGGTTCGAGCGCACCAAGCAGCCGTCGTGGGGTCTCTTCGGCGGTGGGGACGGTGCGTCGCCCGAGGTGTGGGTGCACCGTCCAGGCCAGGCTCCCACCCGCATGCTCAAGGCCAACGGCCTCAAGGTCGAGGCCGGAACCCGGCTCCTCGTGAAGACCGGTGGGGGCGGCGGCTGGGGAGACCCGGCGGAGCGCACCGAAGCCGACCGCGAACGGGACCGCCGCCTCGAGATGGTCATCTGA
- a CDS encoding DUF885 family protein, with amino-acid sequence MSDKNQAVQDLGAEFWDWRVVSGYRSPDDVPRLELVPDWIPQFDEDAARHRLDKAAEFRQRWEDLDVSGEPVPTQVDYRLIGSAISRVEWETRILRSWERDAVMQVHQALGTYYDSLLCPPPFDSDRQEGIIHKLHMVGPQLEVALENLARAGTSALAGSAVRLLRAIDTALPKSIEEVSGFFDASRRSSLAEAGAQATGHLVSFREWLREHQDGMAAPEPVGRDHFMWYLRNVALLPLQPEEMVLLAQRELYYNYAWEEVERNRYGDTPVPDRFPTAEAQCEQQARDEQAVREFYENENLLTQPDSLRRYLTAPLPEYVQPLNWLGVANDLTSDRRLDEDAYTYVWDPNRPLSYFYEANARDPRLGIMHEGVHYKQLALSWANPNPMRRRYYDSISNEGLAHYNEALMLQAGLFDDAPWSRLVTQNFKRLRSLRTVVDVSLATGAITLEEGMKMFEELIPVDPQTALEETSMYVSNPGLAMAYMVGKLEIIRLLGDAKKKLGAEFSLRWFHDHLWSNGNVPISLLRWEMLDDPSDIEAIDRAG; translated from the coding sequence ATGAGTGATAAGAACCAGGCGGTGCAGGATCTGGGGGCCGAGTTCTGGGACTGGAGAGTCGTCTCCGGATACCGGAGCCCCGACGATGTTCCGCGCCTGGAGCTGGTGCCCGACTGGATCCCGCAGTTCGATGAGGATGCGGCCCGCCACCGGCTGGACAAGGCCGCCGAATTCCGGCAGCGATGGGAGGACCTCGACGTGTCGGGCGAGCCGGTTCCCACCCAGGTCGACTACCGGCTCATCGGTTCCGCCATCTCCCGGGTGGAGTGGGAGACCAGGATCCTGCGCTCCTGGGAACGGGATGCGGTCATGCAGGTCCACCAGGCGCTCGGCACCTATTACGACTCGCTACTCTGCCCGCCGCCGTTCGACAGCGACCGCCAGGAAGGCATTATCCACAAACTCCACATGGTGGGTCCCCAGCTCGAAGTCGCTCTCGAGAACCTGGCCCGAGCGGGCACTTCTGCTCTGGCCGGGTCGGCCGTCCGCCTGCTTCGAGCGATCGATACCGCCCTGCCCAAGTCGATCGAAGAGGTGAGCGGGTTCTTCGATGCATCCCGTCGGAGCTCCCTCGCCGAGGCCGGCGCCCAGGCCACCGGGCACCTGGTGTCGTTCCGCGAGTGGCTGCGGGAGCATCAGGACGGGATGGCTGCCCCGGAGCCCGTGGGGCGCGACCACTTCATGTGGTACCTGCGCAACGTGGCGCTCCTCCCCCTCCAGCCCGAGGAGATGGTGCTGCTGGCCCAGCGGGAGCTCTACTACAACTACGCCTGGGAGGAGGTGGAACGCAACCGCTACGGCGACACGCCGGTGCCTGACCGTTTCCCGACCGCCGAGGCCCAGTGCGAGCAACAGGCCCGGGATGAGCAGGCGGTCCGGGAGTTCTACGAGAACGAGAACCTCCTGACCCAGCCCGATTCGCTCCGCCGCTACCTCACCGCGCCCTTGCCGGAGTACGTGCAGCCTCTCAACTGGCTGGGTGTGGCCAACGACCTCACCTCGGACAGACGCCTTGACGAGGATGCGTACACCTACGTATGGGACCCCAACCGGCCCCTGTCGTACTTCTACGAGGCCAACGCCCGGGACCCCCGGTTGGGCATCATGCATGAGGGCGTCCACTACAAGCAGCTGGCCTTATCGTGGGCTAACCCCAATCCCATGCGCCGGCGTTACTACGACTCGATCAGCAATGAGGGCCTGGCCCACTACAACGAGGCGTTGATGCTCCAGGCCGGCCTGTTTGACGACGCTCCCTGGTCGAGGCTGGTGACCCAGAACTTCAAGCGACTCCGTAGCTTGCGGACGGTGGTGGACGTGAGTCTGGCCACCGGGGCCATCACCCTCGAGGAGGGGATGAAGATGTTCGAGGAGCTGATCCCGGTCGATCCCCAGACCGCTCTAGAGGAGACGTCGATGTACGTCTCCAACCCGGGGCTGGCGATGGCCTACATGGTCGGCAAGCTCGAGATAATCCGCCTGCTGGGCGATGCCAAGAAGAAACTGGGGGCCGAGTTCAGCCTGCGATGGTTCCACGACCACCTGTGGAGCAACGGCAACGTTCCCATCTCGCTGCTCCGCTGGGAGATGCTGGACGACCCGAGCGACATCGAGGCCATCGACCGGGCCGGATGA
- a CDS encoding TetR/AcrR family transcriptional regulator — MINRGKVVGAAAELSAAEGFEAVTVERLAEELEVPATAVAEHFPTDELIQQSIVWAGADVFKRAVSEPAEAAPPGIERLRALLSHWVDYAESDAYRGGFVGGAAGLPDHIRDLIAEIARSWIETLAEHARLAVEQRDLPPGTDPHQVAFEVHGLVQEANWTFGVLGDHNAYNRARTGIRNRVGP; from the coding sequence ATGATCAACAGAGGCAAAGTAGTCGGCGCGGCGGCGGAGTTGTCGGCTGCTGAAGGATTCGAGGCGGTGACGGTGGAGCGGCTCGCGGAGGAACTGGAGGTTCCTGCGACTGCGGTCGCCGAGCACTTCCCTACCGACGAGCTAATCCAGCAGTCGATCGTCTGGGCGGGCGCCGACGTGTTCAAGAGAGCCGTGTCCGAGCCGGCGGAGGCCGCTCCCCCGGGAATCGAACGGCTCAGGGCCCTTCTCTCCCACTGGGTCGACTACGCGGAGAGCGACGCCTACCGGGGCGGTTTCGTCGGCGGGGCCGCCGGCCTGCCGGATCACATCAGGGACCTGATCGCCGAGATCGCCCGATCATGGATCGAGACGCTGGCCGAGCATGCGCGCCTGGCGGTGGAACAGAGGGACCTGCCGCCCGGAACGGATCCGCACCAGGTCGCCTTCGAGGTTCACGGGCTGGTGCAGGAGGCAAACTGGACCTTCGGCGTGCTAGGCGATCACAACGCCTACAACCGCGCCAGAACCGGCATCCGGAACCGCGTCGGCCCCTAA
- the arsM gene encoding arsenite methyltransferase: protein MTESIREQVRQSYANAARATMTRVAETEPEFELASSLYAPSDIDELPVAAAEGSLGCGNPVAVAELNPGEVVLDLGSGGGIDVLLSARRVGPAGFAYGLDMTDEMLDLARANAAEAGVSNVAFLKGYMEEIPLPDASVDVVISNCVINLSEDKRAVFAEIARVLRPGGRVGVTDVVADDALTPEQRQERGSWVGCIAGAPSFTEYRQGLESAGLIDVEITSTHQMADTANSIAVVGVHSAMIRARLP, encoded by the coding sequence ATGACCGAGAGCATCCGCGAACAGGTACGGCAGAGCTACGCCAACGCCGCCCGGGCCACCATGACCCGGGTGGCCGAGACCGAGCCGGAGTTCGAACTCGCGTCCAGCCTCTACGCGCCTTCCGACATCGACGAGCTTCCGGTGGCCGCGGCCGAAGGATCCCTCGGTTGCGGAAACCCGGTGGCGGTGGCCGAACTAAACCCTGGCGAGGTCGTGCTGGACCTCGGATCGGGCGGAGGCATCGACGTGCTCCTGTCGGCCCGGAGGGTAGGTCCGGCCGGGTTCGCCTACGGATTGGACATGACCGATGAGATGCTGGACCTGGCGCGAGCCAATGCCGCAGAGGCGGGGGTGAGCAACGTTGCGTTTCTCAAGGGCTACATGGAGGAAATCCCGCTGCCCGACGCATCCGTCGATGTGGTCATCTCCAACTGCGTGATCAACCTGTCCGAAGACAAGAGGGCCGTATTCGCGGAGATAGCCAGAGTGCTCCGTCCCGGCGGGCGGGTAGGTGTGACCGACGTGGTGGCCGACGATGCCCTGACTCCAGAGCAGCGTCAGGAGCGGGGCTCATGGGTCGGCTGTATCGCCGGGGCGCCCTCATTCACCGAGTACCGGCAGGGTTTGGAGTCGGCAGGCCTGATCGACGTAGAAATCACATCCACCCACCAGATGGCGGACACAGCGAACTCCATAGCCGTCGTGGGGGTCCACTCCGCCATGATCCGGGCCCGTCTTCCCTGA
- a CDS encoding cation transporter, whose product MTAERLNGERKSLLGRAVRLEWLTVGWNAVEGVIAVAAALAAGSVALLGFGIDSFVETVSGVVILWRLGAERRAKDAARIDRVEGIARRGVALSLWLLALYVAADATVALASGERPSSSVVGVALLVLSIAVMKWLANAKRAVALALHSHAMEADAAQTDFCWKLSVVALIGLVANAVLGWWWADPLAAFGLAGLIGIEAKRTWRIGLACC is encoded by the coding sequence ATGACCGCCGAGCGGCTGAACGGCGAACGCAAGAGCCTGCTCGGGCGAGCCGTGCGGCTCGAATGGCTGACCGTGGGCTGGAACGCGGTGGAAGGGGTCATCGCCGTGGCGGCGGCACTGGCCGCCGGCAGCGTGGCTCTGCTCGGATTCGGGATCGACAGCTTCGTCGAGACCGTCTCCGGAGTGGTGATCCTCTGGCGACTCGGCGCCGAGCGGCGCGCCAAGGATGCAGCACGCATCGACCGGGTCGAAGGTATCGCCCGCAGAGGGGTGGCCCTCAGCCTCTGGTTGCTGGCCCTCTACGTGGCTGCGGACGCCACCGTTGCCCTAGCCTCCGGAGAACGACCCTCCTCCTCGGTTGTCGGTGTGGCTTTGCTCGTGCTGTCGATCGCCGTGATGAAGTGGTTGGCCAACGCCAAACGAGCCGTAGCTCTTGCCCTGCACAGCCACGCCATGGAGGCCGACGCCGCCCAGACCGACTTCTGCTGGAAGCTGTCGGTTGTGGCACTGATCGGACTGGTCGCCAACGCCGTGCTCGGCTGGTGGTGGGCCGATCCGCTGGCGGCCTTCGGCCTGGCCGGGCTGATAGGCATCGAGGCCAAGCGGACCTGGAGGATCGGATTAGCGTGCTGTTGA
- a CDS encoding FAD binding domain-containing protein: MDYLRPRTWQDAIALKTENPAAVPINGGTDLMVEIKFAGRRPSCLLDLSHLEVLKGWSWSNGTVELGASVTYTDVLEHLGGDLPALAIASRTVGSPQIRNRGTIAGNLATASPAGDAHPPLLATGATVRVESIRGIRDVPVGRFFTGPKQNVLEPDELIRAVLVPRARGPQQFSKVGTRNAMVIAVVSFALAFDVPGRHVGTGIGSAAPTPIEAVDAGAYLDRELALGGYWEDHRKLPDRIVDGFAERAAAAARPIDDVRGPAGYRVHALRVMAGRTLRWAWSALATGGTRAH; this comes from the coding sequence GTGGATTACCTTCGACCCCGCACCTGGCAGGATGCGATAGCGCTGAAGACGGAGAACCCCGCCGCGGTTCCGATCAACGGCGGCACCGATCTCATGGTCGAGATCAAATTCGCGGGTCGGCGGCCGTCATGCCTGCTGGACCTTTCCCATCTCGAGGTGCTCAAGGGATGGAGCTGGAGCAACGGTACGGTCGAACTCGGCGCAAGCGTCACCTACACGGATGTGCTGGAGCACCTGGGTGGTGATCTTCCCGCCCTGGCCATTGCCTCCCGGACGGTCGGTTCGCCCCAGATCCGCAACCGCGGGACCATCGCGGGGAACCTGGCCACCGCCTCTCCCGCCGGGGATGCCCACCCGCCGTTGCTGGCCACGGGCGCGACGGTCCGGGTCGAGTCGATACGGGGGATCCGAGATGTCCCGGTCGGGCGGTTCTTCACCGGTCCCAAGCAGAACGTGCTGGAGCCGGACGAGCTGATCAGGGCCGTCCTGGTGCCGAGGGCCCGAGGCCCTCAGCAGTTCTCCAAGGTGGGAACCCGCAACGCGATGGTGATCGCGGTGGTCTCCTTCGCCCTCGCGTTCGACGTGCCGGGCCGCCATGTCGGGACCGGGATCGGTTCAGCGGCCCCCACCCCGATCGAGGCCGTAGATGCCGGGGCCTACCTGGATCGGGAACTCGCTCTTGGGGGGTATTGGGAGGACCATCGCAAGCTTCCCGACAGGATCGTGGACGGCTTCGCGGAGCGGGCGGCGGCCGCCGCCCGGCCGATCGACGACGTGCGCGGCCCGGCCGGGTACCGCGTTCACGCACTGCGTGTCATGGCAGGGCGGACCCTCCGCTGGGCCTGGTCGGCCCTGGCGACGGGTGGAACCCGTGCTCATTGA
- a CDS encoding (2Fe-2S)-binding protein, with the protein MLIELTVNGRSRTAENVRAGESLLYVLREHLGLRGSKDACEQGECGSCSVYLNGDLVCACLVSAGQADGAEVVTVEGLSDGETLHPIQQAYVSEGAVQCGFCTPGLVVATHCLLDANSDPSDDEIREALAGNLCRCTGYEKIVSAVRLAATETAAG; encoded by the coding sequence GTGCTCATTGAGCTGACGGTGAACGGCAGGAGCCGCACGGCCGAGAACGTCCGGGCCGGGGAGAGCCTGCTGTACGTCCTGAGGGAGCACCTCGGTCTGAGGGGTTCCAAGGACGCTTGCGAGCAGGGTGAGTGCGGCTCATGTTCTGTATACCTGAACGGTGACCTCGTCTGCGCGTGCCTGGTGTCGGCCGGCCAGGCGGATGGCGCGGAGGTGGTGACGGTGGAGGGTCTATCGGACGGGGAGACGCTCCATCCAATCCAGCAGGCATACGTGTCCGAGGGAGCGGTCCAGTGCGGCTTCTGCACGCCCGGGCTGGTCGTCGCCACCCACTGCCTGCTCGATGCCAACTCCGATCCCTCCGACGACGAGATACGTGAGGCCCTGGCCGGCAACCTCTGCCGGTGCACCGGCTACGAGAAGATCGTCTCCGCCGTCCGGCTGGCTGCGACGGAGACGGCGGCCGGATGA